One Solanum pennellii chromosome 9, SPENNV200 DNA segment encodes these proteins:
- the LOC107029805 gene encoding zinc finger protein BALDIBIS has translation MYNEEEIRNKQIYHQNTGCFIFSEESTSVFSSMAQNMVLNHNHHEQPPKIKKKRNLPGNPDPDAEVVALSPKTLLATNRFVCEICNKGFQRDQNLQLHRRGHNLPWKLKQRTNKENKKKAYVCPEPTCVHHHPSRALGDLTGIKKHFCRKHGEKKWKCDKCSKIYAVQSDWKAHSKTCGTKEYRCDCGTLFARKDSFVTHRAFCDALAEESARLSGNSGLMNRAAAASTIANSAAIADEPNFHLDQSSVFPFPANQRHFANPPPPQLPISAAATGVTTHISLNPWDPQIPLNPNPTHEENHHQITHPVPIKTESIHFPISSSLPFYHDQHYPVFHGGSFAIPSPQLAATALLQRATTMGTNSTVNHVNSTMAHLNRGTLTHVTPNGFLSFGSENIPGNWQKRDNLTRDFLGLTGDHHHHHDHDDSSSSAGGVGVGGGGGQVLPPNGNVGNGLLLSYGGNRMQDFQQTLYERDNSVLKHHQLGFGFAGAGAGAGDGESTTGTWGDC, from the exons ATGtataatgaagaagaaataagGAACAAACAAATATATCATCAGAACACCGGTTGCTTTATTTTCTCTGAAGAATCAACTAGTGTTTTTTCTTCTATGGCTCAAAACATGGTTTTGAATCACAATCATCACGAACAACCACCGAAGatcaagaagaagagaaatctCCCTGGAAATCCTG ATCCAGATGCTGAAGTGGTAGCTTTGTCACCAAAGACTCTTTTGGCTACAAATAGGTTTGTTTGTGAGATTTGTAACAAAGGGTTTCAAAGGGATCAAAATCTTCAACTTCATAGGAGGGGTCACAATCTTCCATGGAAATTGAAGCAAAGGACtaacaaagaaaacaagaaaaaagcTTATGTTTGCCCTGAGCCAACATGTGTTCATCATCATCCTTCTAGGGCACTTGGTGATCTCACTGGAATTAAGAAGCATTTTTGTAGAAAACATGGTGAGAAAAAATGGAAATGTGACAAATGTTCCAAGATTTATGCTGTTCAATCTGACTGGAAAGCTCACTCTAAAACTTGTGGAACAAAGGAGTATAGATGTGACTGTGGTACCCTCTTTGCCAG GAAGGACAGTTTTGTGACTCACAGGGCATTTTGCGATGCTTTGGCTGAAGAAAGTGCCAGGCTCTCAGGTAACTCAGGTCTCATGAATAGAGCCGCCGCTGCTTCCACCATTGCTAACTCAGCTGCCATCGCCGATGAACCCAATTTCCATCTCGATCAATCATCGGTCTTCCCTTTCCCGGCCAACCAGCGCCATTTCGCCAACCCTCCTCCTCCACAGCTGCCAATCTCCGCCGCTGCTACGGGTGTGACAACCCATATCTCCCTCAACCCATGGGACCCCCAAAtccctttgaacccaaaccctACCCATGAAGAAAACCACCACCAAATCACCCACCCTGTTCCGATCAAGACTGAATCCATTCACTTCCCAATTTCATCATCCCTTCCATTTTACCATGACCAGCATTACCCAGTTTTCCATGGGGGTTCTTTCGCCATCCCATCCCCTCAGCTCGCCGCTACCGCATTGCTCCAGAGAGCAACTACTATGGGAACAAACTCCACTGTGAATCACGTGAACTCAACCATGGCTCATCTAAACAGAGGCACTCTCACTCACGTGACACCCAATGGTTTTCTCAGTTTCGGATCTGAAAACATACCAGGCAATTGGCAGAAACGGGACAACCTGACCAGGGATTTTCTGGGTTTGACTGgagatcatcatcatcaccatgaTCATGATGATTCTTCTTCCTCAGCTggtggtgttggtgttggcggTGGTGGAGGGCAAGTTCTGCCGCCGAATGGTAATGTGGGTAATGGGCTGCTGCTATCATATGGTGGAAATAGAATGCAGGACTTTCAACAAACACTTTATGAGCGTGACAATTCGGTGTTGAAGCATCATCAATTGGGCTTTGGTTTTGCTGGTGCTGGAGCTGGAGCTGGAGATGGTGAAAGTACAACAGGAACATGGGGAGATTGCTGA